In one window of Arachis ipaensis cultivar K30076 chromosome B06, Araip1.1, whole genome shotgun sequence DNA:
- the LOC107605228 gene encoding uncharacterized protein LOC107605228 isoform X1, with translation MASAEARAAFAVKRQFTTQDLRMPPDSSDHHPSSISKGLESDWSPSESNSSQVLHDRNSDKLPDMKWWLHVKTNVGGEANYRCQHQNSWESELDALCSRFVDADVKSGGDQSVKSFDTLSCVESANSSSEQPWNVSHKCMTKSNDTKLPKIEAARKNDLHLTPKMMGQEDFWIFDDHFVDCSADSFVVEQCKRTSSDLESQWMGAEKTRPWWCNAGKDELGSLISQKSLEETENCDLPQPQIKHLSDRPSPKSNRVDFHKSLPSSLDQKAMMDSSIANDYTSGMLNSGCSFQDSERALSLHISSSSQGKDSDSCDNDDRTISKDNHKAELLKALCHSQTRAREAEMAAQQAYIEKEHIVSLFFRQASQLFAYKQWLHMLQLENLCLQLRNKNQPLLNLLPDVKKSYHRGAKRKIRRCGVRNCAFAFALGLSLVGAGFFLGWTLGWMFPLI, from the exons ATGGCATCTGCAGAAGCTCGGGCTGCTTTTGCAGTTAAGCGTCAGTTTACTACCCAGGATTTGAGAATGCCTCCTGATTCCTCTGACCATCATCCATCTTCAATTTCAAAAGGTTTGGAATCTGATTGGTCTCCGAGTGAGTCCAATTCAAGTCAAGTGCTCCATGATCGAAATTCTGATAAGTTGCCGGATATGAAATGGTGGCTGCATGTGAAAACCAATGTGGGGGGAGAAGCGAATTATAGGTGCCAACATCAGAATTCTTGGGAATCTGAGCTTGATGCTTTGTGCTCACGGTTTGTTGATGCTGATGTCAAAAGTGGGGGAGATCAATCTGTCAAAAGCTTTGATACTCTTTCATGTGTTGAAAGTGCTAATTCAAGCTCAGAGCAGCCTTGGAATGTCTCTCATAAATGCATGACAAAAAGCAATGATACGAAACTCCCAAAAATTGAGGCTGCTCGGAAAAATGACTTACATTTAACACCTAAAATGATGGGTCAGGAGGACTTCTGGATTTTCGATGATCATTTTGTGGACTGCAGTGCTGATTCCTTTGTCGTTGAACAATGTAAAAGGACATCGTCTGATCTGGAATCGCAATGGATGGGAGCCGAGAAAACTAGGCCTTGGTGGTGTAATGCTGGAAAAGATGAGTTGGGTTCATTGATTTCTCAGAAGTCACTAGAGGAAACTGAGAACTGTGATCTCCCTCAGCCGCAGATTAAGCATTTAAGTGATAGACCATCCCCTAAAAGCAACCGTGTTGATTTTCATAAGAGTCTTCCATCATCCTTAGATCAGAAAGCCATGATGGATTCTTCTATTGCAAATGATTATACATCTGGAATGCTGAATTCTGGCTGTTCATTTCAGGATTCAGAAAGAGCTCTCAG TTTGCATATCTCCAGTTCCAGCCAGGGCAAAGATTCTGATTCATGTGACAATGATGACCGAACAATTTCCAAGGACAATCACAAGGCGGAGCTATTAAAAGCATTGTGTCATTCTCAAACGCGCGCAAGAGAGGCTGAAATGGCAGCACAACAAGCCTACATCGAGAAGGAGCACATCGTGAGCCTCTTTTTCAGACAGGCTTCGCAGCTCTTTGCTTACAAGCAATGGCTCCACATGCTTCAGCTCGAGAATCTCTGCCTTCAACTCAGGAACAAGAACCAACCATTGTTGAATCTCCTCCCAGATGTTAAGAAGAGTTATCACAGAGGTGCAAAGAGGAAAATCAGAAGATGTGGGGTTAGAAATTGTGCATTTGCTTTTGCTTTGGGATTAAGTCTTGTTGGTGCTGGTTTTTTTCTTGGTTGGACCTTAGGGTGGATGTTCCCACTAATATGA
- the LOC107605229 gene encoding acyl-CoA-binding domain-containing protein 1 — MAEWQPLLQSIFVGLIVSFLIAKLISSVLATKHDTRASPPEPHTTGAVPGPGLGTTFTRSDADETESVSAEQGSPTHSGVGSDSDDDDDWEGVESTELDEAFSAATAFVAAAAADQRSQKVSTDVQLQLYGLYKIATEGPCSVPQPSALKMTARAKWQAWQKLGAMTPEDAMQKYIDIVTELYPSWLDGASLSRDKGSDGDSGGSGSESKGPMGPVFSSFVFEEDSGSDLKMDAIHGFAREGDAVNLLKCVENGVSVNVKDSEGRTPLHWAVDRGHQFKTFQFKYLTYLS, encoded by the exons ATGGCTGAGTGGCAGCCCCTCCTCCAATCCATCTTCGTCGGCCTCATTGTCTCTTTCCTCATCGCCAAGCTCATCTCCTCCGTCCTCGCCACCAAGCACGACACTCGCGCCTCCCCTCCCGAACCTCACACAACCGGTGCCGTTCCTGGACCTGGGCTTGGGACCACTTTCACAAGGTCCGATGCTGACGAGACCGAGTCCGTATCGGCTGAGCAGGGGAGCCCGACTCACAGTGGAGTGGGCAGCGACAGTGACGACGACGACGATTGGGAAGGCGTGGAGAGCACGGAACTCGATGAGGCGTTCAGTGCTGCGACCGCGTTTGTTGCGGCCGCGGCGGCGGATCAGCGATCTCAGAAGGTGTCGACGGATGTGCAGCTGCAGCTCTATGGGCTTTACAAGATTGCCACCGAAGGTCCCTGTAGTGTGCCGCAACCCTCAGCGCTGAAAATGACGGCTCGAGCGAAATG GCAAGCATGGCAAAAATTGGGTGCTATGACTCCTGAAGATGCGATGCAGAAGTACATTGATATTGTTACAGAGCTATATCCCTCATGGCTTGATGGAGCTTCACTTTCG AGGGACAAAGGCAGTGATGGTGACAGTGGCGGCTCTGGTTCAGAGTCTAAGGGACCAATGGGACCAGTATTCAGCAGCTTCGTGTTTGAAGAGGACTCTGGTAGTGACTT GAAAATGGACGCCATTCATGGATTTGCCAGAGAAGGGGATGCGGTTAATCTACTCAAGTGTGTTGAAAATGGTGTTTCAGTGAATGTCAAGG ACAGTGAAGGTCGGACACCATTACACTGGGCCGTGGATCGTGGCCACCAATTCAAAACATTCCAATTTAAGTACTTAACATATTTGAGCTAA
- the LOC107605228 gene encoding uncharacterized protein LOC107605228 isoform X2 has translation MASAEARAAFAVKRQFTTQDLRMPPDSSDHHPSSISKGLESDWSPSESNSSQVLHDRNSDKLPDMKWWLHVKTNVGGEANYRCQHQNSWESELDALCSRFVDADVKSGGDQSVKSFDTLSCVESANSSSEQPWNVSHKCMTKSNDTKLPKIEAARKNDLHLTPKMMGQEDFWIFDDHFVDCSADSFVVEQCKRTSSDLESQWMGAEKTRPWWCNAGKDELGSLISQKSLEETENCDLPQPQIKHLSDRPSPKSNRVDFHKSLPSSLDQKAMMDSSIANDYTSGMLNSGCSFQDSERALSSSQGKDSDSCDNDDRTISKDNHKAELLKALCHSQTRAREAEMAAQQAYIEKEHIVSLFFRQASQLFAYKQWLHMLQLENLCLQLRNKNQPLLNLLPDVKKSYHRGAKRKIRRCGVRNCAFAFALGLSLVGAGFFLGWTLGWMFPLI, from the exons ATGGCATCTGCAGAAGCTCGGGCTGCTTTTGCAGTTAAGCGTCAGTTTACTACCCAGGATTTGAGAATGCCTCCTGATTCCTCTGACCATCATCCATCTTCAATTTCAAAAGGTTTGGAATCTGATTGGTCTCCGAGTGAGTCCAATTCAAGTCAAGTGCTCCATGATCGAAATTCTGATAAGTTGCCGGATATGAAATGGTGGCTGCATGTGAAAACCAATGTGGGGGGAGAAGCGAATTATAGGTGCCAACATCAGAATTCTTGGGAATCTGAGCTTGATGCTTTGTGCTCACGGTTTGTTGATGCTGATGTCAAAAGTGGGGGAGATCAATCTGTCAAAAGCTTTGATACTCTTTCATGTGTTGAAAGTGCTAATTCAAGCTCAGAGCAGCCTTGGAATGTCTCTCATAAATGCATGACAAAAAGCAATGATACGAAACTCCCAAAAATTGAGGCTGCTCGGAAAAATGACTTACATTTAACACCTAAAATGATGGGTCAGGAGGACTTCTGGATTTTCGATGATCATTTTGTGGACTGCAGTGCTGATTCCTTTGTCGTTGAACAATGTAAAAGGACATCGTCTGATCTGGAATCGCAATGGATGGGAGCCGAGAAAACTAGGCCTTGGTGGTGTAATGCTGGAAAAGATGAGTTGGGTTCATTGATTTCTCAGAAGTCACTAGAGGAAACTGAGAACTGTGATCTCCCTCAGCCGCAGATTAAGCATTTAAGTGATAGACCATCCCCTAAAAGCAACCGTGTTGATTTTCATAAGAGTCTTCCATCATCCTTAGATCAGAAAGCCATGATGGATTCTTCTATTGCAAATGATTATACATCTGGAATGCTGAATTCTGGCTGTTCATTTCAGGATTCAGAAAGAGCTCTCAG TTCCAGCCAGGGCAAAGATTCTGATTCATGTGACAATGATGACCGAACAATTTCCAAGGACAATCACAAGGCGGAGCTATTAAAAGCATTGTGTCATTCTCAAACGCGCGCAAGAGAGGCTGAAATGGCAGCACAACAAGCCTACATCGAGAAGGAGCACATCGTGAGCCTCTTTTTCAGACAGGCTTCGCAGCTCTTTGCTTACAAGCAATGGCTCCACATGCTTCAGCTCGAGAATCTCTGCCTTCAACTCAGGAACAAGAACCAACCATTGTTGAATCTCCTCCCAGATGTTAAGAAGAGTTATCACAGAGGTGCAAAGAGGAAAATCAGAAGATGTGGGGTTAGAAATTGTGCATTTGCTTTTGCTTTGGGATTAAGTCTTGTTGGTGCTGGTTTTTTTCTTGGTTGGACCTTAGGGTGGATGTTCCCACTAATATGA
- the LOC107605226 gene encoding uncharacterized protein LOC107605226 isoform X2, with protein MRPPFSSSCSCSCSSLSLSYSIPNPLAPSRADAKMPYCEVGVHQSSPSAAASSAVVPVDSPINNEIKLFYQTYGRGTTKVLLIIGLAATHEAWGPQIDAFTGTTIPNDDVSSGDDNECGEGIEVCAFDNRGVGRSSVPVQKSEYSTTIMAKDAIALLDHLGWKKAHVFGHSMGAMIACKVAALVPDRVLSLALLNATGGGFQCFPKLDRRTFSVAFRFLKAKTPEQRAAVDLDTHYSQEYLDEYVGTEKRRAILYQQYVKCISSSGMQSSSGFDGQMHACWTHSVTQPDIDAMKSGGFLVSVIHGRHDIIAQIDHAKRLAERLHPIARMVDLHGGHLVSHERPEEVNQALFDLIKAAGENKSPHDWTNLSTNQSSR; from the exons ATGCGCCCTCCATTCTCCTCCTCCTGCTCCTGTTCctgctcctctctctctctctcttattcaATTCCCAATCCCCTCGCTCCCTCACGCGCCGACGCAAAGATGCCGTATTGCGAGGTCGGAGTCCACCAATCCTCCCCCTCCGCGGCCGCATCCTCCGCCGTCGTTCCCGTCGATAGTCCCATCAACAATGAGATAAAGCTATTCTATCAAACCTACGGTCGCGGCACTACTAAAGTTCTCCTCATCATAG GATTGGCTGCCACGCACGAGGCGTGGGGCCCACAGATAGATGCCTTCACCGGAACCACCATCCCTAACGACGACGTTTCGAGCGGAGATGACAATGAATGCGGTGAGGGTATCGAGGTTTGCGCGTTTGATAATCGGGGCGTGGGAAGGAGCTCCGTGCCAGTCCAAAAATCCGAATACTC AACCACGATCATGGCGAAGGATGCAATTGCATTGTTAGATCATCTAGGTTGGAAGAAAGCCCATGTTTTTGGGCACTCAATGG GAGCTATGATAGCTTGTAAAGTAGCAGCATTGGTTCCTGATAGAGTTCTCTCCTTGGCATTGCTCAATGCAACAGGGGGAGGTTTTCAATGTTTTCCAAAG CTTGACCGACGAACATTCTCTGTCGCTTTCCGTTTCTTGAAAGCAAAGACTCCTGAGCAAAGGGCTGCTGTTGACTTGGACACCCATTACTCACAG GAATATCTTGATGAATATGTTGGAACCGAAAAGAGGAGAGCAATATTATATCAG CAATATGTCAAATGTATATCATCATCTGGAATGCAATCTAGCAGTGGTTTTGATGGCCAAATGCATGCATGTTGGACACATAGTGTGACTCAACCAGATATTGATGCAATGAAATCTGGAGGTTTTCTTGTTTCAGTCATTCATGGAAG GCATGACATAATTGCTCAGATTGATCATGCAAAGAGACTTGCTGAGAGGCTTCACCCGATAGCCAGAATGGTTGATCTTCATGGAGGTCATTTAGTGAGTCATGAGCGGCCTGAAGAg GTTAATCAAGCACTGTTTGACTTGATCAAGGCAGCAGGAGAGAATAAGAGCCCACATGATTGGACTAATTTGTCGACGAACCAATCTT CTCGTTAA
- the LOC107647557 gene encoding LOW QUALITY PROTEIN: beta-glucosidase 46 (The sequence of the model RefSeq protein was modified relative to this genomic sequence to represent the inferred CDS: substituted 3 bases at 3 genomic stop codons), whose protein sequence is MVEVPEXFNIFDXIVCXLAGIQPFVTLSHFDFPQELEDRYGSWLSSQSQEDFQIFADICFKSFGDRVKYWITFNEPNLEIPFSYRSGIYPPCRCSAPFGNCTDGDSEKEPFLAAHNIILSHAAAVDIYRTKYQSKQGGEIGIVLHIDWFEPFSNSTADQLATKRAQAFTTNWILDPVILGKYPREMEKILGPILPKFSSIDKEKLKRGVDFIGINHYSSYYVRDCSSPACQELL, encoded by the exons ATGGTAGAAGTTCCGGA ataatttaatatatttgattaaattgtTTGTTGACTCGCAGGTATCCAACCCTTTGTAACATTGTCTCACTTTGACTTCCCTCAAGAGCTTGAGGACAGATATGGCAGTTGGCTAAGTTCCCAGTCACA GGAAGATTTTCAGATATTTGCGGACATATGTTTTAAATCATTTGGAGATAGAGTGAAGTACTGGATAACTTTCAATGAACCAAATCTTGAGATCCCATTCAGTTACCGTAGTGGAATATACCCACCATGTCGTTGCTCTGCTCCTTTTGGGAATTGCACTGATGGAGATTCAGAGAAGGAACCTTTTCTTGCAGCCCATAATATCATACTGTCACATGCTGCTGCTGTTGATATTTACAGAACAAAATACCAG AGTAAGCAAGGGGGGGAAATTGGCATTGTCTTGCATATTGACTGGTTTGAGCCTTTCAGTAATTCCACAGCAGATCAATTAGCAACGAAAAGAGCTCAAGCATTCACCACAAATTG GATTTTAGACCCAGTTATATTGGGGAAGTACCCAAGAGAGATGGAAAAGATTCTAGGACCCATCTTACCAAAATTTTCAAGCATTGACAAAGAAAAACTCAAGAGAGGAGTGGATTTCATTGGCATCAATCATTACTCAAGTTACTATGTCCGAGACTGCTCATCGCCAGCATGCCAAGAActcttataa